The following coding sequences lie in one Bacteroidales bacterium genomic window:
- a CDS encoding L-glyceraldehyde 3-phosphate reductase: RITSVLVGASRVEQLQENLAILQAPDFTQNELEKIEDLLKGMPA; this comes from the coding sequence CGTATTACCTCGGTGCTGGTAGGTGCTTCCCGTGTCGAACAATTGCAGGAAAATCTTGCTATATTGCAGGCACCGGATTTCACACAAAATGAACTGGAAAAAATTGAAGATCTGCTAAAAGGAATGCCAGCATGA
- a CDS encoding DUF2490 domain-containing protein, producing MKGMGNNLISKHFLFFSPLVILPVLLSVVSMEAFSQTTDEELWTGAGIRYDVNKNFRLDLEQECRWKDHIGTFKFTYTEVGIRWRISKIFSLRGKYRYLFVPNDHDAGKYYLDGNVDLSKKRFPLSLSYRLRYERGNEFVVSKTENWLRNQIELNWNMSKVADPFLGWENFRRLDGINQARANRYSFGIDWRLSKILSLSSFYIFEDEFNVKKPQDRHIIGLRLTYRFRNKEMVQE from the coding sequence ATGAAGGGAATGGGAAATAACCTGATCAGTAAACATTTTTTGTTTTTTTCGCCCCTTGTCATCCTGCCCGTTTTGCTATCAGTAGTTTCCATGGAAGCCTTCTCCCAGACGACAGATGAAGAGCTATGGACTGGGGCAGGAATCCGTTATGACGTCAACAAAAATTTCCGGCTGGATCTGGAGCAGGAATGCCGGTGGAAAGACCATATAGGAACATTCAAATTTACTTACACTGAGGTGGGCATCCGATGGCGCATCAGCAAAATATTCAGCCTCCGCGGCAAATACCGCTATCTGTTTGTACCCAACGATCACGATGCCGGCAAATATTATCTGGATGGAAATGTTGATCTGTCAAAGAAAAGGTTCCCGCTGAGCCTTAGTTACCGGCTCCGTTATGAACGGGGCAATGAATTTGTTGTCAGTAAAACGGAAAACTGGTTGCGCAATCAGATTGAACTGAACTGGAATATGTCAAAGGTAGCCGATCCTTTCCTGGGATGGGAAAATTTCAGGCGACTTGACGGCATCAATCAAGCACGTGCCAACCGATATTCCTTTGGCATTGACTGGAGGCTGAGCAAAATACTCTCCCTGTCATCCTTCTATATTTTCGAAGATGAATTCAATGTAAAGAAACCACAGGACCGACACATTATTGGCTTGCGGCTCACATACAGATTCCGGAACAAAGAAATGGTTCAGGAATAG